CTCCAGCATCAGCACGTCGCACCGCTTGACCGCCAGCTTGACGTTGGGTGGCATATAGCCAAGATCCGTCGCCACCGCCACCCGGCAGCCCTCCGCCTCAAACACAAACCCACAGGGGTCGGCTGCATCGTGCGGAATCGTAAAGGGGTTCACCGAGATGTCGCCGACGGTGAATCCGCGTCCTGCGGCAAAGTACTCCACCGTAGGCAGGCGGGCAGGATCAGCCTTGGGAGCCTCGGTTTCGGTCTCAGCCTCGTCGGCAATGCCTTCGGCGGCGGCCGCAGTCATCGTGGCAACCTCGCCATCCGGCCCCTGGCCGTAGCGGGCTTCCATCTCCTGCTCGCGGCCGGCCAGCCACTGGGCATAGGTCATGCGCTTCTGCGGCGTTACCTGCCGCACCCAGGCGCGGTGGGTCTGCTCGGTGAAGTACACCGGGATGCCCAGCTTGCGGGCCAGCACCGGCAGACCGTTCACATGGTCCAGATGTTCATGGGTAATCAGGATAGCGTCCAGCGCCTCCGGCTCTTCGCCCGCGGCGCGCATGCGCTTCATCAGCTCGCGGCAGCTCAGCCCGGCATCCACCAGAAGGCGCGTGGAACAGGAGGAGACCATGGTGCTGTTTCCCTTGGAACCCGAAGCCAGCACCGTCATCCGCATGACTTAAACGATACGCCCCTCCGCTGTGCAAACGGAGGGGGTATTTTTCGTGGTTCCGGGCCGGTTTTCCTGCCCGGAATACCGGACGCTTACTTTTTCGGCTTCAGCGGAGCCAGGAAGTTCACCCGGCTGCGCATCACAACCTCGTCGCGCTGGTTCAGCGTGATGGTGGAGATGGTGATTACACCGTAGTTCGGCCGCTTGTGCGACTGCCGCACACCCACCACCTCGGTGTCCGTATGAAGGGAGTCATTCGGGCGCACCGGCATGGTCCAGCGGATCTCTTCCACGCCCGCGCCGATCATACCGCCGGCTACCTTGATGGTCTCCACGCGCATGCGCATCACGATAGCCGCCGTCAGCCAGCCGGAAGCCGCCAGGCCGCCGAAGAAGGAGTTCTCGCCGGCCGTTTCATCCAGGTGAAAGGGCTGAGGGTCATACTTCTCGCCGAATTCCTTGATGTCGGTGGCG
Above is a genomic segment from Terriglobus tenax containing:
- a CDS encoding MBL fold metallo-hydrolase translates to MRMTVLASGSKGNSTMVSSCSTRLLVDAGLSCRELMKRMRAAGEEPEALDAILITHEHLDHVNGLPVLARKLGIPVYFTEQTHRAWVRQVTPQKRMTYAQWLAGREQEMEARYGQGPDGEVATMTAAAAEGIADEAETETEAPKADPARLPTVEYFAAGRGFTVGDISVNPFTIPHDAADPCGFVFEAEGCRVAVATDLGYMPPNVKLAVKRCDVLMLESNHDPEMLRDGPYPWSVKQRVMSRVGHLSNHAAAEFLSKDYDGGAQFVILAHLSESNNLPELARMAAEEALNGKMGLLGNKVLLARQDAPMEPLCL
- a CDS encoding MaoC family dehydratase translates to MANELYFEDFHLGQKFQSHGSVKITATDIKEFGEKYDPQPFHLDETAGENSFFGGLAASGWLTAAIVMRMRVETIKVAGGMIGAGVEEIRWTMPVRPNDSLHTDTEVVGVRQSHKRPNYGVITISTITLNQRDEVVMRSRVNFLAPLKPKK